Below is a genomic region from Persicimonas caeni.
GTCGTTTCATTGCTTTGCTAGTTGCCGCCGGAGCTCTTTTTGGCGGGCTTGCCGAAGCTGCCGCGGAGAATAACGCCGCCGAGAAAGGCAAGGTCATCCACTACACGGTCAATCCGGGCGACACCCTGGGCAGCATCGCGCTGCAATTCGGGGTGGACTACGATGACGTACGTGCGTGGAACGAACTCGAGGGGCTGACTGTCGAGCCGGGCCAAGAACTCATCGTCAAGTCCGACAAAAAGCCCAAGAAGAAGCGCAGCCGTCCGCTGCCCGTCGTCCACCGGATTCGCAGGGGCGATACCTTCGAGGGGATCGCCAAGAAGTATGGCGTGAGCGTGCGGAAAGTACGCCGATGGAACCGACGCCTCAACCCGCGTCGACTGCAGATTGGCCAGCGTGTGCGCCTGTATATCCCCGGGCGCGACGGCAAGTCGGTCTCCTGGGGCTCGGCGAACCGCGGTCGGCTCTACAATGGCATCGCCCTCGAAGATAGTGAGGGCCTCAACGTACGCCACGTCTCGCGCGCCTACGGCACCAAGCGCACCATCCAGCTGCTGCGTGCGGCCGCCGCCGACGTCAAGGCGCGCTGGCCCGATGCCCCTGAGATGGTCGTGGGGGATTTGAGCTACAAGCGTGGCGGACGGATTCGCGGGCACAGCAGCCACCAATCAGGCCGCGACGCCGACGTGAGCTACTACTACCGGGGCAACGTCCAGCTGCCCAACCTGTTCGCGATGTCTTACGAGCAGATCGACGCGGTCAAAACTTGGCACTTGTTCAAGACGCTCATCGACACCGGCGAGGTCGAGTATATCTTCGTCGAGCGTGACTTGCAGCGTGCCCTGTACGAGTACGCACGATCCATTGGTTACTCCAAAGAGGCGCTCGCCCCGATTCTGCAGTACCCGCGCCCCAACCACGAGCGCGAGGGCATCATCCGCCACGTCAGCGGCCACGACACCCACTTCCATATTCGTTTCAAGTGCGGCCCCGACGATCGCAACTGCGACTGAATTGCATCCATAACTCGAATAATTCTCGATAAGAGGAATTGAAATGGCTTGGATTGAAGGAACCGAAGAGCAGAGCTTCGAGGTCGAAGCGGCGTATGACGACGTGGTCGACTTTTTCAGCGACCCGGCGACCTTCAAGGAGTGCTTGAGCCAGACCGAAAAGGCCGAAGAGGTCGAGCCGATGGTGTGGCGCTGGGTGCTCCAGGAGAAGTCC
It encodes:
- a CDS encoding penicillin-insensitive murein endopeptidase, which translates into the protein MSKRRFIALLVAAGALFGGLAEAAAENNAAEKGKVIHYTVNPGDTLGSIALQFGVDYDDVRAWNELEGLTVEPGQELIVKSDKKPKKKRSRPLPVVHRIRRGDTFEGIAKKYGVSVRKVRRWNRRLNPRRLQIGQRVRLYIPGRDGKSVSWGSANRGRLYNGIALEDSEGLNVRHVSRAYGTKRTIQLLRAAAADVKARWPDAPEMVVGDLSYKRGGRIRGHSSHQSGRDADVSYYYRGNVQLPNLFAMSYEQIDAVKTWHLFKTLIDTGEVEYIFVERDLQRALYEYARSIGYSKEALAPILQYPRPNHEREGIIRHVSGHDTHFHIRFKCGPDDRNCD